A genomic segment from Alkalilimnicola ehrlichii MLHE-1 encodes:
- the rsmD gene encoding 16S rRNA (guanine(966)-N(2))-methyltransferase RsmD, translating into MSGHLRIIGGAWRGRRLAVPRGPDLRPTGDRIRETLFNWVQARIPGARCLDLFAGSGVLGLEALSRGAAEVVFVERNARVAAALRAQLQVLDAAERGRVVPTDALRFLAGPVQSMDIVFLDPPFRASLGEAAMQLIAERQWLVPGGRLYLESDAHQPPPALPAGWSVQREKRAGGVRYALISPEEPGRQKSE; encoded by the coding sequence TTGAGCGGGCACCTTCGGATCATCGGCGGCGCCTGGCGGGGGCGCCGGCTGGCGGTGCCCCGCGGCCCGGATCTGCGACCCACCGGCGATCGTATCCGCGAGACGCTGTTCAACTGGGTGCAGGCGCGGATCCCCGGTGCCCGTTGTCTCGACCTCTTTGCCGGTAGCGGTGTCCTGGGCCTGGAGGCCCTTTCCCGGGGGGCGGCCGAGGTGGTCTTCGTGGAACGCAATGCGCGGGTAGCGGCGGCGTTGCGCGCGCAGTTGCAGGTCCTGGACGCGGCGGAGCGTGGCCGCGTGGTCCCGACCGATGCATTGCGTTTTCTCGCCGGACCGGTACAAAGTATGGATATCGTCTTTCTGGATCCGCCCTTTCGCGCCAGCCTGGGGGAGGCCGCCATGCAGCTTATCGCCGAGCGGCAATGGCTGGTGCCGGGCGGGCGGCTCTATCTGGAGAGCGATGCCCACCAGCCTCCGCCGGCGCTGCCGGCGGGCTGGTCGGTCCAGCGCGAGAAGCGGGCCGGCGGGGTGCGTTACGCCCTGATCAGCCCGGAAGAGCCTGGACGCCAAAAATCAGAATAA
- a CDS encoding M16 family metallopeptidase, with the protein MSLYRSLRHLLSVALAVLLVVALPASADEGEFAIPEIEHWETEVGVPVYFVRSAALPIIDVAVTFDAGSARECDQAGLARVTANLLDQGAAGLDAGEIARRLEDQGARLSVNAGREQAVVSLRSLAEEEALEAALAVLDDVLAAPDFPEDALARERQRRLVALRGERQSASAMAWRTLFETLYPGHPYARAPSGTEEGIRAIARADVQAFHADHYTTGNAQIALVGDLTREQAEALAERLSRALPVGDPAPPLPAVPRVPARTVEVAFPGTQTRILMGHPAIARGDEDLLALSVADHILGGSGLVSRIFQAMREERGLSYSSHSGLAPMRKAGPVVLGSQVRADRTGEALEVLDEELRAYLADGPDDEEMDRALRYLAGSFPLELESNRQLLSAIADIGFYGLPLDQLESYLLRLEALDRERVHRVLRERIDPDRMVTVLVGPPEEEVDDEALEEPPPGEPGAPYERDHVGPGGGAGEAAP; encoded by the coding sequence ATGAGCCTGTACCGATCACTAAGACACCTGCTGAGCGTTGCCCTGGCCGTGCTGCTGGTGGTCGCCCTGCCGGCATCGGCCGATGAGGGGGAGTTCGCAATCCCCGAGATCGAGCACTGGGAGACCGAGGTCGGGGTTCCGGTCTACTTCGTGCGCAGCGCCGCGCTGCCCATCATCGATGTGGCGGTCACCTTCGACGCCGGCAGCGCCCGGGAGTGTGACCAGGCGGGGCTGGCACGGGTCACCGCCAACCTGCTCGATCAGGGGGCGGCCGGCCTGGATGCCGGTGAGATTGCCCGGCGGCTGGAAGACCAGGGGGCGCGTCTGTCGGTGAACGCGGGTCGGGAGCAGGCAGTGGTCAGCCTGCGCAGCCTGGCGGAAGAGGAGGCGCTGGAGGCGGCCCTGGCCGTGCTGGACGACGTACTGGCCGCGCCCGACTTTCCCGAAGACGCCCTGGCGCGGGAGCGCCAGCGCCGTCTGGTCGCCCTGCGCGGCGAGCGTCAGTCCGCCAGCGCGATGGCGTGGCGGACGCTGTTCGAGACCCTCTACCCGGGCCACCCCTACGCCCGCGCACCCTCCGGTACCGAGGAGGGTATCCGGGCCATTGCCCGCGCCGACGTGCAGGCCTTCCACGCCGATCATTACACCACCGGCAATGCCCAGATCGCCCTGGTGGGCGATCTCACCCGAGAGCAGGCCGAGGCCTTGGCCGAGCGCCTGTCCCGTGCCCTGCCGGTGGGTGATCCCGCACCGCCCCTCCCCGCCGTGCCGCGGGTACCGGCACGCACGGTGGAGGTGGCGTTCCCCGGGACCCAAACCCGCATCCTGATGGGGCACCCGGCCATCGCCCGGGGTGATGAGGACCTGCTGGCGCTCTCGGTGGCCGATCACATCCTCGGCGGTTCCGGGCTGGTCTCCCGCATCTTCCAGGCCATGCGTGAGGAGCGCGGGCTCTCTTACAGCAGCCACAGCGGCCTGGCGCCGATGCGTAAGGCCGGCCCGGTGGTACTCGGCAGCCAGGTGCGGGCCGATCGGACCGGGGAGGCGTTGGAGGTGCTCGACGAGGAGCTGCGTGCCTATCTGGCGGACGGGCCCGACGACGAGGAGATGGACCGGGCCCTGCGCTACCTGGCGGGCAGCTTCCCGCTGGAGCTGGAGAGCAACCGCCAGCTGCTCTCCGCCATCGCCGATATCGGCTTCTATGGCCTGCCTCTGGATCAGCTCGAGAGCTACCTTTTGCGCCTGGAGGCCCTGGACCGCGAGCGCGTCCACCGGGTCCTCCGTGAGCGGATCGACCCGGACCGCATGGTGACCGTGCTGGTGGGGCCGCCGGAGGAGGAGGTGGATGACGAGGCGCTGGAGGAGCCGCCACCCGGTGAGCCTGGCGCCCCCTATGAGCGTGACCACGTCGGTCCGGGCGGCGGTGCCGGGGAGGCGGCCCCTTGA
- a CDS encoding M16 family metallopeptidase, whose protein sequence is MRARILMATGLALGLAWLVPPAVAGTPAVHEYTLDNGMTVVVREDHRAPVVVSMVWFAVGSSYEQRPLTGISHVVEHMMFKGTETRPTGEFSRLIAERGGRQNAFTGRDFTGYHQQLAVEHLPLAFELEADRMQNLVFDQGEYEREMEVVREERRQRVEDNPTAKFMERFRAVAWSASPYGQPVIGWMEDLDRLRLSEVEDWYRRWHGPESATLVVVGAVDPDAVFALAEEHFGPVPARERPEPIPGGDIPDPGERAVTVRIPAELPYLAMGWRVPTLGSIDREDEEALREVYALALLRAVLSGGQAAILPERLERQQGVAVGAGASYSATARLQDLFLLAGRPAPGAGLDELEAALREEVQRLQEEPLDEERLVRARRQYVADELFSQDSMRAQAMRLGALESTGIGWEAGERFLEGVQTVTAEDIQRVARRYLVDDQLTVGRLVPADREASTDAGEEQ, encoded by the coding sequence ATGAGAGCCCGAATTCTGATGGCCACCGGCCTGGCCCTCGGCCTGGCCTGGCTGGTCCCGCCGGCGGTGGCCGGCACGCCCGCGGTCCACGAGTACACGCTGGACAACGGCATGACGGTGGTGGTGCGCGAGGACCACCGGGCGCCGGTGGTGGTGAGCATGGTCTGGTTTGCCGTCGGCTCCAGCTACGAACAGCGGCCGCTGACCGGCATCTCCCACGTGGTCGAGCACATGATGTTCAAAGGCACGGAGACCCGCCCGACCGGCGAGTTTTCCCGTCTTATCGCCGAGCGTGGGGGGCGCCAGAACGCCTTCACCGGCCGGGATTTTACCGGCTACCACCAGCAGCTGGCGGTGGAGCACCTGCCTTTGGCCTTCGAGTTGGAGGCCGACCGCATGCAGAACCTGGTCTTCGATCAGGGTGAGTACGAGCGTGAGATGGAGGTGGTGCGCGAAGAGCGCCGTCAACGGGTGGAGGACAACCCCACCGCCAAGTTCATGGAGCGCTTCCGGGCCGTGGCCTGGAGCGCCAGTCCCTACGGCCAGCCGGTGATCGGCTGGATGGAGGACCTGGACCGGTTGCGCCTGTCCGAGGTGGAGGACTGGTACCGGCGCTGGCACGGCCCGGAGAGCGCCACCCTGGTGGTCGTCGGCGCCGTGGACCCGGATGCGGTTTTTGCCCTGGCCGAGGAGCATTTTGGTCCAGTCCCGGCCCGCGAGCGGCCCGAACCCATCCCCGGCGGCGATATCCCCGACCCGGGTGAGCGCGCCGTGACCGTGCGTATCCCGGCGGAACTCCCCTACCTGGCCATGGGCTGGCGGGTGCCCACCCTGGGCAGTATCGACCGGGAAGACGAGGAGGCCCTGCGTGAGGTCTACGCCCTGGCGCTGCTTCGCGCCGTGCTCTCCGGCGGCCAGGCGGCCATCCTGCCCGAGCGCCTGGAGCGGCAGCAGGGCGTGGCCGTGGGCGCCGGGGCCAGCTATTCCGCCACCGCGCGCCTCCAGGATCTGTTCCTGCTTGCCGGCCGCCCCGCACCCGGCGCCGGACTGGACGAGCTGGAGGCCGCCCTGCGCGAGGAAGTGCAGCGGTTGCAGGAGGAGCCGCTGGACGAGGAGCGGTTGGTCCGCGCCCGCCGCCAGTACGTGGCGGATGAACTCTTCAGTCAGGACTCCATGCGGGCGCAGGCGATGCGTCTGGGGGCGCTGGAGAGCACCGGGATCGGCTGGGAGGCCGGTGAGCGCTTCCTGGAGGGGGTGCAGACCGTGACCGCTGAGGACATCCAGCGCGTCGCCCGGCGCTACCTGGTGGATGATCAGCTCACGGTGGGTCGCCTGGTGCCCGCCGACCGCGAGGCGTCCACTGACGCCGGGGAGGAGCAATGA